CCTCGCCAATCGCCTCCGCGACGGAGATCGCAATCGTCACGATCCCCAGCGCCGACAGCGCCAGCCCGAAGCTCTGTTCCATAAACGCGCCATAATTGATGAAGATCATCTCGTTCGCCGCTGAGTTCAGCCCCGCATACCCGATAGCGCCCATCGCCGCCGGACTTGCGCTCACCGCGCGCAAGATCGACCGCAGCGACACCGTGCCGACGACATCGCCCTTCGGCCGGTCGCCGGGCAGGAACCAGAACGTCACCGCCAGCCCAATCACGCTCGCCAGCGACAGCGCCAGGAAGACATGGCCCAGCGTCGCGCGTTCCAGCAGCAGGCCCGTCAGCGGCGCCGCGATCAGCAGTGCCGCGCCCCAGCTCAGCTCGCTGACGCCGATCGCTGCCGACCGCCGGTGATACGGGACGCGGTCACCCATATAGGCCAGCGCCGCCGGGTCGAACAGCATCTTGCTCAGCCCGAACCCCGCCATCATCGCCAGGAACACCCCGTAGACAGGCGCGGCCGCACCGACCAGCCCCAGCACGCTAATGGCCGCCAGCGCCGCCATCATCACATATTTGCGCCCGAACCGCTCGGATAGCCCGCCCACCGTCGGGCTGAGGATCGACGCGCTGCTTTGCAGTGTGATCGCGTTCTGCACGCTGCTGATCGGCACGCCCAGCGCCCTTGCGATCTCCGGCACGAACGCATACGTAAAGCGGCGCGCCATATTCACACTGGTGCGCGCCACGGTCAGAACAAGCACGGCAGAAAAAATCCCGCGCGCCGGAACGTCCGGCGCGCGGGGTGAGAGGTCATTCATATGGCCCGCTGTCTATTTCTTGCCCTGGAACAGCTCGCGTACGATGATATTGCGTTGAATCTCGCTCGTGCCTTCGTAAATCTGGAAGATCTTCACATCGCGCAGCAGCTTTGCCACCGGATATTCTTCCATGAAGCCGTATCCGCCGAACACCTGCACCGCGTCGATCGCCGCCTTGGTCGCCATATCCGCGGCGAATGCCTTCGCATAGGCCGGCACGTTCGGGTTAACGCCGCCCGTATCGGCCTGCCACGCCGCCTGCCATACCAGCAGCCGCGACGCGTTGTAATTGATCGCCATGTCCGCGATCTTATGCCCGATCGCCTGATGCTGGTAAATCGGTACGCCGAATGCCATCCGCTCGCTCGCGTACTTCACGCTTTCATCCAGGCAGCGCCGCTGCAGCCCGACCGCCGCCGCCGCAACGCCCGGCCGGCTGAAGTCGAACACCTTCATCGCCAGATAAAAACCCTTTCCCAGCCCGCCGACCATGTTTTCTTCCGGCACTTCCACGTCTTCGAACACGATCTCTGCCGTATCGCTCGCGCGCTGGCCCAGCTTGTCGAACTTCTTGCCGATCTTCACGCCCGGCATGTCGCGGTCGACGATGAAGCACGTCATACCGCGGTGTCCCGCCGCCGGGTCGGTCTTGGTGAACACCGTGAAGAAATGGGCGTGGCTGGCGTTCGTGATGAATGTCTTGCTGCCGTTGATAATCCACGACGCGCCTTTCTTTTCGGCGCGCGTCTCAATCCCGACGACGTTCGAGCCTGCCGCCGCTTCCGTCACGCCGTAGCTGCAGAACTGGCCCTTGTCCATCAGGCGCTCGCCCATCCAGTAGGCCTTCTGCTTTTCGGTGCCTGCCAGCAGGATCGGCAGTGACCCCAGCCCGTTCGTGCCGATGCTCGTGCTGATGCCTGAGCACCCATACGCCAGTTCTTCGCTGACCAGCACTTCCTCGAACACGCTCGCCCCGACGCCGCCGTACTCGGCCGGGACGTTCATGTTAGCCAGCCCAATTTCGCGTGCCTTATGGAAAATCTCTTCCGGGAACTTCGCGTGGCGGTCGTGTTCTTCCGCAACCGGGATGATCTCCTTGGCGCAAAAGTCCCGCGCCAGTTTCTGGAGCATCTGCTGATCTTCGGTAAGCGAAAAACTAACTCCAGCCGTCATTTGTTCAATAGCGGACATTGTCAAACTCCTGATCCGTAATCTAACTTTGATTTAGTATACTGTGCAGGCCGCCTGATGACCACACGATTTTAAGGTGTTGCGCGGCTCGTCAGCAGTCTCACGTCGTCGATGAACACCCGCGCCGGCACGTTCGTCTTGAACCGGAATCGCGCCTGGATGCGCTCGATGTCCCCGGCATCCAGCACGATCTCGACTCCCCGCGG
The nucleotide sequence above comes from Candidatus Flexicrinis proximus. Encoded proteins:
- a CDS encoding MFS transporter, which codes for MNDLSPRAPDVPARGIFSAVLVLTVARTSVNMARRFTYAFVPEIARALGVPISSVQNAITLQSSASILSPTVGGLSERFGRKYVMMAALAAISVLGLVGAAAPVYGVFLAMMAGFGLSKMLFDPAALAYMGDRVPYHRRSAAIGVSELSWGAALLIAAPLTGLLLERATLGHVFLALSLASVIGLAVTFWFLPGDRPKGDVVGTVSLRSILRAVSASPAAMGAIGYAGLNSAANEMIFINYGAFMEQSFGLALSALGIVTIAISVAEAIGEGAVAGFGDRMGPKRLAMMGAALAAVCYGIFPLFGSGLNIAIGGIFLMFLGYEIAVVAAIPMYTELLPMARASMMAAVIGAVAVGRVVGGLSGAMLFNNFGTTVNALVACGVMLLGMVLMWRKVQVTVEREA
- a CDS encoding acyl-CoA dehydrogenase family protein, coding for MTAGVSFSLTEDQQMLQKLARDFCAKEIIPVAEEHDRHAKFPEEIFHKAREIGLANMNVPAEYGGVGASVFEEVLVSEELAYGCSGISTSIGTNGLGSLPILLAGTEKQKAYWMGERLMDKGQFCSYGVTEAAAGSNVVGIETRAEKKGASWIINGSKTFITNASHAHFFTVFTKTDPAAGHRGMTCFIVDRDMPGVKIGKKFDKLGQRASDTAEIVFEDVEVPEENMVGGLGKGFYLAMKVFDFSRPGVAAAAVGLQRRCLDESVKYASERMAFGVPIYQHQAIGHKIADMAINYNASRLLVWQAAWQADTGGVNPNVPAYAKAFAADMATKAAIDAVQVFGGYGFMEEYPVAKLLRDVKIFQIYEGTSEIQRNIIVRELFQGKK